Proteins encoded within one genomic window of Salipaludibacillus agaradhaerens:
- a CDS encoding YwqI/YxiC family protein, with product MSGEIKINDEKVHKTIDNLKAAIQAFEISLSADVPGDNSLSMTNELAEMKQQFEELVAAYEALILKQANSTTEAVASFKEVDTQLASSLQPTAIY from the coding sequence ATGAGTGGCGAGATCAAAATAAATGACGAAAAAGTTCACAAGACTATTGATAATTTAAAAGCAGCGATTCAAGCGTTTGAAATATCTTTATCAGCCGATGTCCCTGGAGATAACAGCCTGTCTATGACCAACGAGTTAGCTGAAATGAAACAGCAGTTTGAAGAACTTGTTGCTGCTTATGAAGCCCTTATCTTAAAACAAGCTAATTCAACGACAGAAGCAGTAGCATCATTTAAAGAAGTGGATACTCAGCTCGCTTCTTCCTTGCAGCCTACGGCTATCTATTAG
- a CDS encoding YwqH-like family protein, producing the protein MITDVSSLNNQITNLRSSIYSMNQQVSLKTEEISRLKMALSDLNGYSSEFDSSKKLCLMPELTAKTWFGSLASKFQSFQSGDLQRGYLALSQNQLNNVIANVEEKISTLESSVNQLERNISSHNTRINQLTEQRNQELRRT; encoded by the coding sequence ATGATAACAGATGTATCTTCTCTCAATAACCAAATAACAAACCTAAGATCATCTATTTATAGTATGAATCAGCAAGTTAGTCTAAAAACAGAAGAAATAAGCCGACTGAAAATGGCACTCAGTGATTTAAACGGCTACAGTAGCGAATTTGATAGCAGTAAAAAGCTATGTCTTATGCCTGAACTTACCGCGAAAACATGGTTTGGGAGCTTAGCAAGTAAATTTCAATCTTTTCAATCAGGGGACTTGCAAAGAGGATATCTTGCCCTTTCGCAAAACCAGTTAAATAACGTTATAGCCAACGTGGAAGAAAAAATTTCCACGCTTGAGAGCAGTGTGAATCAACTGGAACGAAATATTTCTTCTCATAACACACGCATTAACCAATTAACTGAACAGAGGAATCAGGAGTTGAGAAGAACATGA
- a CDS encoding ring-cleaving dioxygenase, translating to MNHLKGVHHVTAITSSAEKNYEFFTYVLGMRLVKKTVNQDDIQTYHLFFADDEGNPGTDMTFFDFPGIPKGHHGTNEISKSSFRVPSDEALDYWVKRFDRLEVSHTGIKEQFGKKTLSFVDFDDQQYQLISDEKDEGVAAGIPWQDGPIPLEFAITGLGPIFVRIADIDYFKEMMEKVLLFKEVSRENDVYLFEVGEGGNGAQVIAEHNTVLPQAQQGYGTVHHVAFRIEDRTVLDEWDNRLRRFGFQTSGYVDRFFFQSLYARVAPQILFEFATDGPGFMGDEPYETLGEKLSLPPFLEGKRDEIEQSVRPIDTVRSTITMEKEYE from the coding sequence ATGAATCACTTAAAAGGGGTACACCATGTTACCGCCATAACGAGCAGTGCAGAAAAAAATTATGAATTTTTTACGTATGTATTAGGTATGCGGTTAGTTAAAAAAACAGTCAATCAAGATGATATTCAAACGTATCATTTGTTTTTTGCTGATGATGAAGGAAATCCAGGTACGGATATGACCTTTTTTGATTTTCCTGGCATTCCAAAAGGACACCACGGAACAAATGAGATTTCGAAGAGCTCGTTTCGTGTTCCCAGTGATGAAGCACTAGACTATTGGGTGAAACGATTTGATCGATTGGAAGTGTCACATACTGGCATTAAAGAACAATTTGGCAAAAAGACGTTATCTTTTGTAGATTTTGATGATCAACAGTATCAATTGATTTCAGATGAAAAAGATGAAGGAGTAGCAGCTGGTATCCCATGGCAGGATGGCCCGATTCCATTAGAATTTGCCATTACAGGTCTTGGACCAATTTTTGTTAGAATCGCAGACATCGACTATTTTAAAGAAATGATGGAAAAAGTGTTACTCTTCAAGGAAGTGTCCAGAGAAAATGATGTCTATTTATTTGAAGTTGGAGAAGGAGGTAATGGGGCTCAGGTCATAGCTGAACACAATACTGTTCTCCCACAAGCACAGCAAGGATATGGTACCGTGCATCATGTTGCTTTTCGTATTGAAGATAGAACGGTTTTAGATGAATGGGATAATCGTTTACGACGTTTTGGATTCCAAACTTCAGGCTATGTAGACCGTTTCTTCTTTCAATCTCTTTACGCGAGAGTCGCGCCGCAAATTTTGTTCGAATTTGCCACAGATGGACCTGGCTTCATGGGAGATGAACCTTATGAAACATTAGGAGAAAAATTGTCTTTACCGCCATTTTTAGAAGGGAAAAGAGACGAAATAGAACAATCCGTTCGACCAATTGATACTGTGAGAAGTACTATTACAATGGAAAAAGAATATGAGTGA
- a CDS encoding glycine betaine uptake BCCT transporter, with amino-acid sequence MKKVSAVFWIALVMSLVFVLWGVVSPTHLEAIMDIALVFFLQNFGWFYQIAATFFLVVALFLIFSKYGHIKLGKEEDKPEFSRATWFAMLFSAGMGIGLLFFGVSEPISHFANPPFIEGETGEAAIMSLRYTYLHWGFHAWAIYAIIALALAYFKFRKGYPGLMSATLRPLLGDRVKGRIGTLIDIIAVFATLFGVCASLGLGAAQINGGLSYLTGIPNNFSIQFLIIAIVTLLFLISAGTGIKKGIKYLSNTNMILAVILFLAVIILGPTIFLLDLFTTTFGSYVQNIPAMGLRLSPFDAGNAAWLQGWTIFYWAWWIAWAPFVGTFIARVSKGRTVREFVIAVLVAPTLVCTLWFCVFGGTGIFYEYTLGLNVSGQTLETALFFVYEQLPFSSLLAIITVFLISTFFITSADSATFVLGMQTTNGSTEPPNIVKYIWGLILAASSVVLMATGGLEAMQTAIIVSAFPLTVVLFMMIFSMLKAFKADIKREPKPLTEKRRLKVRIKKRKDQIKPT; translated from the coding sequence ATGAAAAAAGTGTCCGCTGTTTTTTGGATAGCACTTGTTATGTCATTAGTCTTTGTGTTGTGGGGTGTCGTGTCACCTACTCACTTGGAGGCTATCATGGATATTGCACTCGTCTTTTTCTTGCAAAATTTTGGATGGTTTTATCAAATAGCGGCCACTTTTTTTCTCGTCGTAGCCTTATTTCTCATCTTCAGTAAGTACGGGCATATTAAATTAGGTAAGGAAGAAGACAAACCGGAATTTTCCCGTGCCACGTGGTTTGCTATGCTTTTTAGTGCTGGTATGGGCATCGGTTTATTATTTTTCGGTGTCTCTGAGCCTATTTCTCATTTTGCTAATCCCCCATTTATTGAAGGTGAGACGGGAGAAGCAGCTATTATGAGCTTACGTTATACGTATTTACACTGGGGGTTCCATGCGTGGGCGATCTATGCCATCATTGCTTTAGCCCTAGCTTATTTTAAGTTTAGAAAAGGCTATCCAGGTTTAATGAGTGCAACGTTGCGCCCATTATTGGGAGACCGCGTTAAGGGCCGTATTGGAACACTTATTGACATTATAGCCGTCTTCGCTACTCTTTTTGGTGTGTGTGCCTCTTTGGGCCTTGGGGCCGCTCAGATAAATGGCGGGTTAAGTTATTTAACGGGCATTCCAAACAATTTTTCAATCCAATTTTTAATTATCGCCATTGTCACCTTGTTATTTTTAATTAGTGCTGGCACAGGAATCAAAAAAGGGATTAAATATTTAAGTAATACAAACATGATTTTGGCCGTTATATTGTTTTTAGCGGTAATTATCCTTGGCCCAACCATTTTTTTACTAGACTTATTTACGACAACATTTGGTAGCTACGTTCAAAATATTCCTGCAATGGGGCTGCGTTTATCCCCATTCGATGCTGGCAATGCCGCGTGGCTACAAGGATGGACAATATTTTATTGGGCCTGGTGGATCGCTTGGGCGCCGTTTGTCGGCACGTTTATTGCGCGAGTTTCAAAAGGGAGAACCGTTCGTGAATTTGTCATCGCTGTCCTTGTTGCTCCAACCCTTGTATGTACTCTTTGGTTTTGTGTTTTTGGAGGTACGGGCATCTTTTATGAGTACACTTTAGGACTGAATGTTTCAGGACAGACCCTTGAAACAGCTTTATTTTTTGTCTATGAACAGCTTCCCTTTAGTAGCCTTTTAGCGATCATAACGGTTTTTCTTATCAGTACCTTTTTTATTACCTCAGCAGATTCAGCCACATTTGTGCTAGGTATGCAAACAACTAATGGGAGCACTGAACCACCTAATATAGTGAAATATATTTGGGGACTGATTTTAGCCGCCTCCTCAGTTGTCTTAATGGCTACAGGCGGTTTAGAAGCCATGCAAACAGCGATTATCGTCAGCGCCTTTCCTCTTACAGTTGTCCTTTTTATGATGATTTTCTCCATGCTAAAAGCATTTAAAGCGGACATAAAACGAGAACCTAAACCGTTAACGGAGAAAAGAAGACTTAAAGTCCGGATAAAAAAACGGAAGGATCAAATTAAACCGACTTAA
- a CDS encoding PcsB-like coiled-coil domain-containing protein produces MLKKFITLAIVAWLGQFFFATGTYATEELENEQEQIQEEREAVQAELSEAEAELVALIADLESLNDHLHNLSEKIEANEDMIEETEAEISETENQVEELEAEMDRLQEDIDERFELLKDRASSYQRNGSGNGAYIEVILGAESFGDFMSRVMTISKIAQADNDFIEQLEANQLELEEVQLQHVESLLALANKATELEEMQDELDEQKEEVERVRDDMKENEAEQEALIAKLVDQDLDLASQEADVRNRIKDEVKRQEEQRAEAARQAEQEAKEREAAEAEKERESAEAKSSESNTSSPSRSNSSNNSSSDGSWQTFSATAYTASCNGCSGITSTGINLKDNPNAKVIAVDPSVIPLGSRVEVKGYGTYIAADTGGNITGQKIDIFMSNRSNALAFGRQSVQIRILN; encoded by the coding sequence GTGCTTAAAAAGTTCATAACACTCGCGATAGTGGCTTGGTTAGGCCAATTCTTTTTTGCTACTGGCACCTACGCTACAGAAGAACTCGAGAATGAACAGGAGCAAATTCAAGAAGAACGAGAGGCAGTTCAAGCTGAACTATCAGAGGCAGAGGCCGAATTAGTGGCATTGATTGCTGACCTCGAAAGTTTAAATGATCATCTTCATAATCTCAGTGAAAAAATAGAAGCTAATGAGGACATGATCGAGGAAACAGAGGCTGAAATTTCTGAAACCGAAAATCAAGTCGAAGAGCTTGAGGCAGAAATGGACCGGCTACAAGAAGATATTGATGAGCGGTTTGAGTTGTTGAAAGATCGAGCAAGCTCTTATCAAAGAAATGGTAGTGGAAATGGGGCTTATATTGAAGTTATTTTAGGAGCAGAAAGTTTTGGTGACTTTATGAGTCGTGTCATGACGATCTCCAAAATAGCACAAGCAGATAACGATTTTATCGAGCAGCTTGAAGCCAACCAATTAGAATTAGAAGAAGTACAATTACAACACGTTGAATCACTTCTGGCGCTTGCTAATAAAGCAACTGAGTTAGAAGAAATGCAAGATGAGTTAGATGAGCAAAAAGAAGAAGTGGAACGTGTACGTGATGATATGAAGGAAAATGAAGCAGAGCAAGAGGCACTTATTGCTAAACTTGTAGATCAAGATTTAGACTTAGCTTCTCAAGAAGCGGATGTGCGTAATCGAATTAAAGATGAAGTTAAACGCCAAGAGGAACAACGGGCAGAAGCGGCACGTCAAGCAGAACAAGAAGCAAAAGAAAGAGAAGCGGCAGAGGCGGAGAAAGAAAGAGAAAGCGCTGAAGCAAAGAGTAGTGAATCAAACACTAGCTCGCCAAGCCGTTCGAACTCTAGCAATAACTCATCATCTGACGGAAGTTGGCAAACCTTTTCAGCGACTGCCTACACAGCATCTTGCAATGGGTGTTCAGGTATTACAAGCACAGGAATTAATTTGAAAGATAATCCTAACGCTAAAGTAATAGCCGTTGACCCTAGCGTCATTCCATTAGGCTCCCGAGTAGAGGTTAAAGGGTATGGAACATATATTGCGGCAGACACAGGTGGTAATATTACAGGCCAGAAGATTGATATTTTTATGTCTAATCGTAGTAATGCGTTAGCATTTGGACGTCAGTCCGTGCAAATTAGAATTTTGAATTAA